The following are from one region of the Chloracidobacterium sp. genome:
- a CDS encoding ParA family protein — protein sequence MRILTFANQKGGVAKTTSAVNVAVGLAMLHSKRVLLVDADPQANATYATVGATEPALTIYDLLINDADLAACVMPTRLPSLSLLPSSIDLAGAEVELLSETGGQTLLRSKLRAANYDYIIIDAPPSLGLLCVNTLAAATEVMIPVAVGVFALKGLGRLEETIAKVKSRLDRPDLRIGGVFVTMADQTNVARDVSEAIQVRYGALAFTTIIPRSVRTEEAHSRALSVFEHAPGSAGAVAYEQLIQEIINRG from the coding sequence ATGCGAATCCTAACCTTTGCGAATCAAAAAGGCGGTGTAGCCAAGACCACCAGCGCCGTTAATGTGGCCGTGGGCCTGGCCATGCTACACAGCAAGCGTGTGCTTTTGGTTGATGCGGATCCACAGGCAAACGCCACCTACGCCACTGTAGGGGCCACAGAGCCGGCGCTCACTATCTATGACTTGTTGATCAACGATGCGGACCTGGCAGCCTGTGTCATGCCTACACGGCTGCCCAGCCTATCGTTACTACCCAGCTCTATCGACCTTGCCGGCGCTGAAGTCGAATTGCTCAGCGAGACAGGCGGCCAAACGCTACTACGCTCCAAACTGCGCGCCGCCAACTATGACTACATTATCATTGATGCGCCGCCGTCGCTGGGCCTGCTTTGCGTCAACACCCTAGCAGCCGCAACAGAGGTAATGATCCCCGTCGCCGTGGGTGTCTTCGCCTTGAAGGGCTTAGGCCGGCTGGAAGAGACGATAGCCAAGGTAAAAAGCCGGCTGGATAGACCCGACCTCAGAATCGGCGGTGTGTTTGTCACGATGGCCGATCAAACCAACGTGGCTAGGGATGTGAGCGAAGCGATACAGGTACGTTACGGCGCCCTCGCCTTTACCACCATCATCCCGCGCAGCGTGCGCACAGAGGAAGCCCACAGCCGAGCGCTGTCGGTGTTTGAACACGCACCCGGTAGTGCCGGCGCCGTGGCCTATGAACAACTGATACAGGAGATTATCAATCGTGGCTAA
- a CDS encoding type II toxin-antitoxin system RelE/ParE family toxin yields the protein MITSFRHKALEALFLYDQSKGLQQSQVRRLRGLLLILNNAHAIGDIDRPGLNLHPLKGGRVGFWSIRVDGNYRLIFRFEDGDALDVDLVDYH from the coding sequence ATGATTACATCGTTTCGACACAAGGCGCTGGAAGCCCTGTTTCTATATGATCAAAGCAAGGGATTACAACAGTCGCAAGTAAGAAGGTTGCGCGGGCTGTTACTGATTCTAAATAATGCCCATGCAATTGGGGATATAGATAGGCCAGGGCTGAACCTGCACCCACTAAAAGGCGGTAGAGTAGGCTTTTGGTCGATCAGGGTTGACGGCAACTATCGACTGATTTTCCGCTTTGAGGATGGTGACGCACTTGATGTTGATCTGGTTGATTACCA